A single region of the Halorussus gelatinilyticus genome encodes:
- a CDS encoding universal stress protein — MNVLLGIGGSDDSFRALEETVDRAQAAGDDLTVAILENPESDRDTEAIEARVFETLETADFAAGVRHLSGDPGSQLVDLAEREGFDQVVLGGGQRSPMGKIKLGHIAEFVLLNSPVSVKLVR; from the coding sequence ATGAACGTGCTGCTCGGAATCGGCGGTAGCGACGACTCGTTTCGCGCCCTCGAAGAGACCGTAGACCGCGCGCAGGCCGCCGGTGACGACCTCACCGTCGCCATCCTCGAAAATCCCGAGAGCGACCGCGACACCGAGGCCATCGAGGCGCGCGTGTTCGAGACGCTGGAGACCGCCGACTTCGCGGCCGGAGTCCGCCACCTCTCGGGCGACCCCGGAAGCCAACTCGTGGACCTCGCCGAGCGCGAGGGCTTCGACCAAGTGGTCCTCGGCGGCGGCCAGCGGAGTCCGATGGGGAAGATAAAGCTCGGTCACATCGCGGAGTTCGTCCTGTTGAACTCCCCGGTCAGCGTCAAGTTGGTACGATGA
- a CDS encoding GNAT family N-acetyltransferase has protein sequence MSPTDGDYPEGEAESFRAPPVAFEDKEGRSIEIRPYEGEDFEAVVEMYADFDPADRAQGIPPATESRVRDWVENLLDGLNVVAWHDDRAVGHATLVPDEDASELAIFVHQDYQRAGIGSKLIRALLGYGQQEDVEKVWLTVERWNHAAVNLYESVGFETNGTESFEIEMVLRL, from the coding sequence ATGAGTCCGACCGACGGTGACTACCCCGAGGGCGAGGCCGAGTCGTTCCGAGCGCCGCCGGTCGCCTTCGAGGACAAGGAGGGTCGCTCCATCGAGATTCGACCCTACGAGGGCGAGGACTTCGAGGCGGTCGTGGAGATGTACGCCGACTTCGACCCCGCCGACCGCGCACAGGGCATCCCGCCCGCCACCGAGTCGCGGGTCCGCGACTGGGTGGAGAACCTGCTGGACGGCCTGAACGTCGTCGCGTGGCACGACGACCGAGCGGTCGGTCACGCCACGCTGGTCCCCGACGAGGACGCCTCGGAACTCGCCATCTTCGTCCATCAGGACTACCAGCGCGCGGGCATCGGGTCGAAGCTCATCCGGGCGCTGTTGGGCTACGGACAGCAGGAAGACGTCGAGAAGGTCTGGCTGACCGTCGAGCGGTGGAATCACGCCGCGGTGAACCTCTACGAGTCGGTCGGTTTCGAGACCAACGGCACCGAGAGCTTCGAGATAGAGATGGTGCTTCGGCTCTGA
- a CDS encoding DUF5684 domain-containing protein yields MKAGNPGWGAFVPFLNLFYLVDIADRPTWWVIVPIIPLVGWLLMIALFVDVAKQFGKGAGTGLGLAILPFIFWPLLGFGEAQYHGDTSPGV; encoded by the coding sequence GTGAAGGCAGGAAATCCGGGTTGGGGCGCGTTCGTCCCGTTCCTCAACTTATTCTATCTGGTGGACATCGCCGACCGGCCGACGTGGTGGGTCATCGTGCCGATAATTCCCCTCGTCGGTTGGTTGCTCATGATCGCGCTGTTCGTCGACGTGGCCAAACAGTTCGGCAAAGGGGCCGGCACCGGTCTCGGTCTCGCCATCCTTCCGTTCATCTTCTGGCCCCTGCTCGGCTTCGGCGAGGCGCAGTACCACGGGGACACCAGTCCGGGCGTGTAA
- a CDS encoding SOUL family heme-binding protein: MRTRIETLLTASSFPSSRRSLALLAGAGGLLAAWVGWGAYVDRTTERVPYETVTEFDGVELRRYPRLVLAETTAENEDEAFERLFRYISGENETGDEVAMTAPVATRGTTLPMTTPVRTDRPDRERISTTGPVRTDRDESEVTMAFYLPADYDPGDAPIPTNAGVRLAVEPPRTLAVIQFSWYAGEDRVRTYREALLDALDARDIEPRTRPALLQYDDPWTPPFMRRNEVAVEVDHEAVRIAD, from the coding sequence ATGCGAACTCGAATCGAGACACTGCTCACGGCTTCGTCGTTCCCGTCGTCGAGGCGGAGCCTCGCACTGCTCGCAGGTGCGGGCGGACTCCTCGCGGCGTGGGTCGGGTGGGGAGCGTACGTCGACCGAACGACCGAGCGCGTGCCCTACGAGACCGTCACCGAGTTCGACGGCGTGGAACTCCGACGCTACCCGCGACTCGTCCTCGCGGAGACGACCGCCGAGAACGAAGACGAGGCGTTCGAGCGACTGTTCCGGTACATCTCGGGCGAGAACGAGACCGGCGACGAAGTGGCGATGACCGCGCCCGTGGCGACCCGCGGGACGACGCTTCCGATGACGACGCCGGTCCGAACCGACCGCCCCGACCGCGAGCGGATTTCGACGACTGGGCCGGTCAGAACCGACCGAGACGAGAGCGAGGTCACGATGGCGTTCTACCTCCCGGCCGACTACGACCCCGGCGACGCGCCGATTCCGACGAACGCCGGGGTCAGGCTCGCGGTCGAACCGCCGCGGACGCTCGCGGTCATCCAGTTCTCGTGGTACGCCGGCGAAGACCGAGTGCGGACGTACCGTGAAGCCCTGCTCGACGCGCTCGACGCCCGCGACATCGAACCCCGGACGCGCCCGGCCCTGCTCCAGTACGACGACCCGTGGACGCCACCGTTCATGCGCCGGAACGAAGTCGCCGTCGAGGTAGACCACGAGGCCGTCCGGATCGCGGACTGA
- a CDS encoding universal stress protein, producing the protein MTEPPLEVETVLVPVDGSDESVEAVEYAVAVAEQYEASVHAMYVLGEELVRGIEHGAVAEEDVVSDTETFMDEVREVAAEYDVSVSTSLAYGFSTTRKTQHPGSAVLDTAEDIDADFIVIPREPLSGEPGEVLEKAAEYVLLYASQPVLSV; encoded by the coding sequence ATGACCGAGCCGCCGCTCGAAGTCGAGACCGTCCTCGTCCCCGTCGATGGGAGCGACGAGTCGGTCGAGGCCGTCGAGTACGCCGTCGCCGTCGCCGAGCAGTACGAGGCGTCCGTCCACGCGATGTACGTCCTCGGCGAAGAGTTGGTCCGGGGCATCGAACACGGGGCCGTCGCCGAGGAGGACGTGGTTTCGGACACCGAGACGTTCATGGACGAGGTCCGCGAGGTCGCCGCCGAGTACGACGTGTCGGTCTCGACTTCGCTCGCCTACGGCTTCTCGACCACCAGAAAGACCCAGCATCCCGGCAGTGCGGTGCTGGACACCGCCGAGGACATCGACGCCGACTTCATCGTCATCCCGCGCGAACCGCTGAGCGGCGAACCCGGCGAGGTGCTGGAGAAGGCCGCCGAGTACGTGCTGTTGTACGCCAGCCAGCCCGTACTGTCGGTATGA
- a CDS encoding DUF5806 family protein encodes MADDPSRPPENDKQDAEQSADSPTETSEQTDAKTEQPVEREGEEVERVESDDGNVGEVTDDDPTVGEVTDDDPTVENADETLGENADETLGENADETPGGSGSENTVESDSETPDEIDPEDSEDAASASDSAESDATAEPAQSDAAAGPPESDLPPDVRKYERFKKVDGAQYDRVNEFLRDRTYITAREWAIARLCADFRTETGVEMTKIGENLPELVPFMTDTYTPQAVNQARSSFEDKVRQAGATFLYGAMSGFFTAEELDDMMYEVTEVAKFLLEVEGVDLSVEEELEAEDRISGVMREVRSASEQLRHDELACPNCGHEMEASEAETVDTAEGDD; translated from the coding sequence ATGGCAGACGACCCATCGCGTCCGCCCGAGAACGACAAGCAGGACGCCGAGCAGTCCGCCGACTCGCCGACCGAGACCAGCGAGCAGACCGACGCGAAGACCGAGCAACCAGTCGAGAGAGAAGGGGAGGAAGTCGAGAGAGTCGAGAGTGACGACGGGAACGTCGGCGAAGTCACGGACGACGACCCGACCGTCGGCGAAGTCACGGACGACGACCCGACGGTCGAGAACGCCGACGAGACCCTCGGAGAGAACGCCGACGAGACCCTCGGAGAGAACGCCGACGAGACTCCCGGCGGAAGCGGCTCCGAAAATACCGTCGAGAGCGATTCCGAAACGCCCGACGAAATCGACCCCGAGGACTCCGAAGACGCCGCGTCGGCGTCGGATTCCGCGGAATCCGACGCCACGGCGGAACCCGCACAATCCGACGCCGCGGCGGGACCTCCGGAGTCCGACCTGCCGCCGGACGTGCGCAAGTACGAGCGGTTCAAGAAGGTGGACGGTGCCCAGTACGACCGGGTCAACGAGTTCCTGCGCGACCGGACGTACATCACCGCCCGCGAGTGGGCCATCGCCCGCCTCTGTGCGGACTTCCGGACCGAGACCGGCGTCGAGATGACCAAAATCGGCGAGAACCTGCCCGAACTCGTCCCGTTCATGACCGACACCTACACCCCGCAGGCGGTCAACCAAGCCCGCTCGTCGTTCGAGGACAAGGTTCGGCAGGCGGGCGCGACGTTCCTCTACGGCGCGATGTCGGGCTTCTTCACCGCCGAGGAACTGGACGACATGATGTACGAGGTCACGGAGGTCGCCAAGTTCCTTCTCGAAGTCGAGGGCGTCGATTTGTCCGTCGAGGAAGAACTGGAGGCCGAAGACCGCATCTCGGGCGTCATGCGCGAGGTCCGGTCGGCCAGCGAGCAGTTGCGCCACGACGAACTGGCGTGTCCGAACTGCGGCCACGAGATGGAGGCCTCCGAGGCCGAGACCGTCGATACCGCGGAAGGCGACGACTGA
- a CDS encoding 30S ribosomal protein S6e gives MADFQVVVADPDSGTTYQRDVDGQDANRFLGKSIGEDVDGGAVGLDGYTVEITGGSDDAGRPMRGDVDGPNLKEVLLDGGVGYEPSRDGERKRVTVRGGEVSEATAQLNVKVSEYGEGSVEDLLGEGGDDDE, from the coding sequence ATGGCAGACTTTCAGGTCGTCGTCGCGGACCCCGACTCCGGGACGACCTACCAGCGCGACGTAGACGGACAGGACGCGAACCGATTCCTCGGCAAGTCCATCGGCGAGGACGTGGACGGCGGTGCGGTCGGTCTCGACGGCTACACGGTCGAGATTACCGGCGGCTCCGACGACGCCGGCCGACCGATGCGCGGCGACGTAGACGGCCCGAACCTCAAGGAAGTCCTCCTCGACGGCGGCGTCGGCTACGAGCCGTCCCGCGACGGCGAGCGCAAGCGCGTGACCGTCCGCGGCGGCGAGGTCAGCGAGGCCACCGCCCAGCTCAACGTCAAGGTCAGCGAGTACGGCGAGGGGTCGGTCGAGGACCTCCTCGGCGAGGGCGGCGACGACGACGAGTAA
- a CDS encoding DUF7112 family protein — translation MADRISSDHSSLTTVRATLVRSGGLDRPKVEIPADDADAFPDGELVRVVADDTEYRARIESPLTDDGREIRGLYDSPTLARNPEDGENRLSSWMEGTDVEFGQSVLVDVIEEGFKYGLREPGERVFYDATESPDESLADIASGLDE, via the coding sequence ATGGCCGACCGCATCTCCAGCGACCACTCCTCGCTGACGACCGTGCGCGCGACGCTCGTCCGGAGCGGCGGACTCGACCGCCCGAAAGTCGAGATTCCCGCAGACGACGCCGACGCGTTCCCCGACGGCGAACTCGTCCGGGTCGTCGCCGACGACACCGAGTACCGCGCCCGCATCGAATCGCCGCTGACCGACGACGGCCGCGAGATTCGAGGCCTCTACGACTCGCCGACCCTCGCGCGCAACCCCGAGGACGGCGAGAACCGCCTCTCGTCGTGGATGGAGGGTACGGACGTCGAGTTCGGCCAGTCGGTCCTCGTGGACGTCATCGAGGAGGGGTTCAAGTACGGCCTGCGCGAACCCGGCGAGCGCGTCTTCTACGACGCCACCGAGTCGCCCGACGAGAGTCTGGCCGACATCGCCAGCGGACTGGACGAATAA